One window of Bacillus sp. THAF10 genomic DNA carries:
- a CDS encoding acetyl-CoA C-acetyltransferase gives MKEAVIVAGARTPVGRSRKGSLATVRPDDLGALVVKETLKRAGNYDGPIDDLIFGCAMPEAEQGLNMARNIGGLAGLPSSVPAITINRYCSSGLQTIAYAAERIMLGHSESIIAGGAESMSMVPMVGHTVRPNARLVDSAPEYYMSMGHTAEQVASKYGVSREDQDAFAVRSHERAARAIQEGKFVDEIVPVDVTLRKVDSNNKLKESTFTFNQDEGVRAGTSMEILSKLRPAFNVKGSVTAGNSSQTSDGAASVLVMERERAEALGLKPIAKFRSFAVGGVPPEVMGIGPVVAIPKALKLAGLELSDIGLLELNEAFASQAIQVMRELGLDEDKVNVNGGAIALGHPLGCTGSKLTLTLLHEMQRRNEQFGIVSMCIGGGMGAAGVFELLA, from the coding sequence ATGAAAGAAGCGGTAATTGTGGCTGGAGCCAGAACGCCAGTTGGAAGATCAAGAAAAGGGTCACTTGCGACAGTTCGTCCAGACGACCTTGGAGCATTGGTAGTAAAAGAAACATTGAAAAGAGCGGGAAATTATGATGGTCCCATTGATGACTTGATTTTTGGTTGTGCGATGCCAGAAGCAGAGCAAGGGCTTAACATGGCAAGAAATATCGGAGGATTAGCAGGCCTTCCTTCAAGTGTACCTGCAATCACGATTAACAGATATTGTTCATCTGGTCTGCAAACTATTGCGTATGCAGCAGAACGAATAATGCTTGGTCATTCTGAGTCCATTATTGCCGGTGGTGCGGAATCTATGAGCATGGTACCAATGGTCGGTCACACGGTAAGACCGAATGCAAGGCTTGTTGATTCAGCTCCTGAGTACTATATGAGCATGGGCCACACTGCAGAGCAAGTAGCATCCAAATACGGAGTTAGCCGTGAGGATCAGGACGCATTTGCAGTTAGAAGTCATGAACGTGCAGCTCGCGCGATTCAGGAAGGTAAGTTTGTTGATGAAATCGTGCCTGTAGATGTTACTCTTCGTAAGGTAGACAGTAACAACAAACTAAAGGAGTCAACATTTACCTTCAATCAGGATGAAGGCGTACGTGCAGGAACTTCCATGGAGATTCTAAGCAAGCTACGTCCAGCATTCAATGTAAAAGGCTCTGTTACAGCCGGAAACTCCTCACAAACCAGTGATGGTGCAGCATCAGTGCTTGTAATGGAAAGGGAAAGGGCAGAGGCACTAGGCTTAAAGCCAATCGCGAAGTTCCGATCTTTCGCAGTAGGTGGTGTTCCTCCTGAAGTAATGGGCATCGGACCTGTCGTTGCGATTCCAAAAGCATTGAAGCTAGCAGGCCTTGAGCTATCTGATATCGGTCTTTTAGAGCTAAACGAAGCCTTTGCATCTCAAGCAATCCAGGTGATGAGAGAGTTAGGGCTTGATGAAGACAAGGTAAACGTTAATGGAGGAGCCATTGCACTAGGTCATCCACTTGGATGTACCGGTTCGAAGCTGACACTAACGCTTCTCCACGAAATGCAACGTCGCAACGAGCAATTTGGAATCGTTAGTATGTGTATCGGTGGAGGAATGGGTGCAGCTGGAGTATTCGAACTTCTGGCTTAA
- a CDS encoding MBL fold metallo-hydrolase encodes MLNAMTAKDVTKKILANESLFILDVRNEDAFADWKIEGAAVEHKNVPYFELMDGVEEILDHIPSENVLVVCAKEGSSVFVGEMLVEAGIKNVSYLQGGMKAWSEYLEPVKVADLKDGGTLYQFVRIGKGCLSYLVESDGEAMIIDSTRMVDQYTSFLQEKDLKLVHVADTHLHADHISGGRMLREATNAMYWLPPKDAEDVTFEYEALEDGVEITVGSTKVAVQAIYSPGHTIGSTSFIVDNRFLLSGDILFVESIGRPDLAGKAEDWVADLRETLYSRYKELSDDLIVLPAHFGTMTEVGDGGLVAARLGELFKNNAGLNIKDEAEFRKLVSENLPPQPNAYKEIRELNMGKINPTDDEQREMEIGPNRCAVHG; translated from the coding sequence ATGTTAAATGCAATGACTGCAAAAGATGTAACGAAAAAGATTTTAGCTAATGAATCATTATTTATTTTAGATGTGCGAAACGAAGATGCATTTGCTGATTGGAAAATCGAAGGCGCAGCTGTTGAGCATAAGAATGTACCTTACTTTGAATTAATGGATGGTGTGGAGGAAATTTTAGACCACATTCCATCTGAAAATGTGTTAGTTGTCTGTGCAAAAGAAGGATCTTCCGTTTTTGTTGGGGAGATGCTAGTGGAAGCTGGCATCAAAAATGTTTCTTACCTACAAGGTGGAATGAAGGCTTGGAGTGAGTACCTGGAGCCCGTTAAAGTAGCAGACTTAAAAGACGGCGGGACTTTGTATCAGTTCGTTCGTATTGGAAAGGGCTGCTTGAGTTACCTAGTGGAGTCAGATGGAGAAGCAATGATTATTGATTCTACCAGAATGGTGGATCAATATACTTCCTTCTTACAAGAAAAAGATTTGAAATTGGTTCATGTAGCTGACACCCACTTACACGCTGACCATATATCTGGAGGCCGTATGCTTCGTGAAGCAACAAATGCGATGTATTGGTTACCTCCTAAAGATGCAGAAGATGTGACATTTGAGTATGAAGCATTGGAAGATGGTGTGGAAATCACAGTTGGAAGCACGAAGGTTGCCGTTCAAGCTATCTACTCACCAGGGCATACGATTGGAAGTACGTCATTCATCGTAGATAACCGTTTCTTATTAAGTGGTGATATTCTTTTCGTAGAATCTATTGGACGCCCTGATTTAGCAGGGAAAGCAGAGGATTGGGTAGCAGATCTTCGTGAGACCCTTTACTCCCGCTATAAAGAATTGTCGGATGATTTAATCGTCTTGCCTGCTCACTTCGGCACGATGACTGAGGTAGGAGATGGTGGACTCGTAGCAGCACGTCTTGGGGAATTGTTCAAAAACAATGCCGGATTAAACATTAAAGATGAAGCGGAGTTCCGAAAGCTTGTTTCTGAAAACCTGCCGCCACAGCCGAACGCATACAAAGAGATTCGCGAGCTAAACATGGGTAAAATTAACCCAACAGACGACGAGCAACGTGAAATGGAGATTGGTCCTAACCGTTGTGCGGTACATGGATAA
- a CDS encoding ABC transporter ATP-binding protein, producing the protein MNALETKELTLSYGDSIIIEELDLQIPKGEITVFIGGNGCGKSTLLRSLARLLKPKQGNVLLEGKAISGQSTKEVAKQLALLPQGPTAPEGLSVLQLVKQGRYPYQSWLKQWSEHDEKVVWDSLRATGMEEFAERAVDSLSGGQRQRAWIAMTLAQETDVILLDEPTTYLDMTHQIEILDLLFELNETENRTIIMVLHDLNLACRYAHHIVAIRDKQIYAQGKPEQVINCDLVRNVFDMNCQVTTDPLFGTPLCIPHGRGRCLVPNLEGLRA; encoded by the coding sequence ATGAATGCGTTAGAAACAAAAGAGCTTACCTTATCCTATGGCGATTCCATTATTATTGAAGAGCTGGACCTGCAAATTCCTAAAGGGGAAATTACGGTCTTTATTGGGGGAAATGGGTGCGGAAAATCCACTTTGTTACGTTCGTTAGCTCGTTTATTAAAACCAAAGCAGGGCAATGTTCTTCTGGAAGGAAAAGCAATCTCTGGACAATCCACAAAAGAAGTTGCCAAACAGCTTGCATTACTTCCCCAAGGTCCGACCGCACCAGAAGGACTTTCTGTGCTGCAGCTTGTAAAACAAGGACGCTATCCTTACCAAAGCTGGCTAAAGCAATGGTCAGAACATGACGAAAAAGTAGTTTGGGACTCTTTAAGAGCTACTGGAATGGAAGAATTCGCTGAACGAGCAGTAGATTCTCTTTCTGGTGGGCAAAGACAACGTGCCTGGATTGCGATGACTCTCGCTCAGGAAACAGATGTTATTTTATTGGATGAACCTACCACTTATTTAGATATGACACATCAAATTGAAATTTTAGATCTTCTTTTTGAACTAAATGAAACAGAAAACCGAACCATTATTATGGTGCTTCATGATTTGAACCTTGCTTGCCGCTACGCTCATCATATTGTGGCGATTCGTGACAAACAAATCTATGCTCAAGGAAAGCCAGAACAAGTTATCAACTGTGATCTTGTCAGAAATGTGTTCGATATGAACTGTCAGGTAACGACAGATCCCTTATTTGGAACACCACTTTGTATCCCGCATGGCCGAGGTCGATGCCTGGTACCAAACCTAGAAGGATTAAGGGCATGA
- a CDS encoding proline dehydrogenase family protein, with the protein MEQVMRNTFLYLSKNKALTKMARKYGLRFGAARFVAGERIDQAVKCIKELNEKELCVTIDYLGEFIDTEAEANEMADNSIEAIRAIGRENLDSQLSLKMTSMGLDISEAVVMRNMRRILEAAKEEGVFVTIDMEDYSRCGKTIDIFKKLREEFDNVGTVIQSYLYRTVKDMEDLNQYSPNLRLVKGAYKESPEVAFPLKKDVDDNFKKIIEMHLLNGNYTAVATHDDAMIEYTKEIVKKHGISKDQFEFQMLYGIRPERQLELVKEGYKMRVYVPYGTDWYGYFMRRLAERPANVAFVLKGIIKK; encoded by the coding sequence ATGGAACAAGTAATGAGAAACACGTTCTTGTATTTATCAAAAAACAAAGCGCTAACGAAAATGGCTAGAAAATATGGCCTGCGCTTTGGGGCAGCTCGGTTTGTAGCAGGAGAAAGAATTGACCAAGCGGTAAAATGCATTAAGGAATTAAACGAAAAAGAGCTTTGTGTGACCATAGACTATCTTGGTGAATTTATTGACACCGAAGCCGAAGCTAATGAGATGGCGGATAACTCAATTGAAGCTATTCGGGCAATCGGTAGAGAAAACCTTGATTCCCAGCTTTCCTTAAAAATGACTTCTATGGGATTGGACATCTCAGAAGCGGTCGTGATGAGAAATATGCGTAGAATCCTTGAGGCTGCCAAGGAAGAGGGAGTTTTCGTCACCATCGACATGGAGGACTATTCTCGCTGCGGAAAAACCATTGATATTTTTAAAAAGCTACGCGAAGAATTTGATAATGTCGGCACAGTTATCCAATCCTACCTATATCGGACCGTGAAGGATATGGAGGATTTAAATCAGTACAGTCCTAACCTTCGTCTTGTAAAGGGTGCGTATAAGGAATCACCCGAAGTTGCCTTTCCTTTAAAGAAGGATGTGGATGACAATTTCAAAAAAATTATTGAGATGCACCTATTGAACGGGAACTACACAGCGGTTGCCACTCATGATGATGCGATGATTGAATATACCAAAGAGATTGTTAAAAAACACGGAATTTCAAAAGATCAATTTGAGTTCCAAATGCTTTACGGAATCCGTCCGGAACGCCAACTTGAACTAGTTAAAGAAGGCTATAAAATGCGTGTTTATGTTCCGTACGGGACGGACTGGTATGGATACTTTATGCGTCGCTTAGCTGAAAGGCCAGCCAATGTTGCGTTTGTATTAAAGGGAATCATCAAGAAATAA
- a CDS encoding YusU family protein: protein MNDKLDQQLDGLLEKYTELLLGEGTEEYKEKVKAWVLYTYISKSMPPLVKHWNEQYPDAKQEMMTLIKEIKELNDAHRAKK, encoded by the coding sequence ATGAATGATAAATTAGATCAGCAATTAGACGGTTTGCTTGAAAAATATACAGAGCTTTTGTTAGGGGAAGGCACAGAGGAATACAAAGAGAAGGTAAAAGCATGGGTGCTTTATACATACATTTCGAAATCCATGCCTCCTCTTGTGAAGCATTGGAACGAGCAATACCCTGATGCAAAACAGGAAATGATGACGCTCATAAAAGAAATAAAAGAACTAAACGATGCCCATCGAGCCAAAAAATAA
- a CDS encoding sulfurtransferase TusA family protein, whose amino-acid sequence MNVNLTIDAKGLACPMPIVRTKKAMDQVGAGEVLEVLATDKGSKADIKAWADKIGHQYLGTLEEGDVLKHYIRKARSEEEKEEQNYPHVATNQEFAAKLEAGITVLDVREPAEYAFGHIPGAVSVPLGDLENGILKLDKEKETYVICRTGSRSDMAAQRLTELGFTNVKNVVPGMSKWEGPTA is encoded by the coding sequence ATGAATGTAAACTTGACGATTGATGCAAAAGGGTTGGCATGTCCCATGCCGATTGTGCGTACTAAAAAGGCAATGGACCAGGTTGGAGCAGGAGAGGTCTTAGAGGTATTAGCGACAGATAAAGGGTCAAAAGCAGACATTAAGGCTTGGGCGGATAAAATTGGCCATCAATATTTAGGTACACTAGAAGAAGGCGATGTGCTGAAGCATTATATCCGTAAAGCTAGATCTGAAGAAGAGAAAGAAGAACAAAACTATCCGCATGTTGCGACGAACCAAGAGTTTGCTGCCAAATTAGAAGCAGGGATTACAGTACTTGATGTTCGTGAACCAGCTGAGTATGCATTTGGACATATTCCTGGTGCAGTTTCCGTCCCTTTAGGTGACCTTGAAAATGGGATTTTAAAATTAGACAAAGAAAAAGAAACGTATGTCATTTGTCGTACAGGAAGCCGCAGTGATATGGCAGCACAGAGATTAACAGAACTAGGTTTTACTAATGTTAAGAATGTTGTTCCTGGAATGAGCAAGTGGGAAGGACCAACAGCGTAA
- a CDS encoding IucA/IucC family C-terminal-domain containing protein has translation MISTLTKQEFRFLEESCRFVAGDAKVEETISLSTLIHEGTVVYLNKVKLSLGTNDLDVAASLLMKRLGFLAVNCLVTMTVFNKTMKLNAKDIWIDSYVENDIWLPKLRYTNLLVEEAPSHNREGWRQRHFEALFGGIFTPLINRMAQEAKVSRQTLWENVMLYVYWMYESVLPNLELDAPYQEEDFTSLCQANPSIFGMRRNPAATFYKPKTFVEKHQTHIRVRTTCCYYYKTTEEGTKCSTCPLNCEKN, from the coding sequence ATGATAAGTACCCTTACTAAACAAGAGTTTCGTTTTTTAGAAGAAAGCTGTCGCTTTGTAGCCGGAGATGCCAAGGTCGAAGAAACTATATCTTTGTCTACCTTAATTCATGAAGGTACAGTGGTGTATTTAAATAAAGTAAAATTGTCATTAGGTACAAATGATTTGGATGTAGCAGCCTCTTTGCTTATGAAGCGCTTAGGGTTTCTCGCCGTTAATTGTCTTGTGACGATGACCGTATTTAATAAAACGATGAAGCTAAACGCGAAGGACATTTGGATAGATTCCTATGTAGAGAATGATATTTGGCTTCCAAAGCTCCGATATACAAATTTGTTAGTGGAAGAAGCACCAAGTCATAATCGTGAGGGCTGGAGACAGCGGCATTTTGAAGCGCTTTTTGGTGGTATTTTTACGCCGTTAATTAACAGAATGGCACAGGAAGCAAAGGTTTCGCGCCAAACTTTGTGGGAAAATGTGATGCTGTACGTGTATTGGATGTATGAATCGGTGTTACCGAATCTGGAACTGGATGCTCCATATCAAGAGGAAGACTTCACGAGTCTTTGTCAGGCCAATCCGTCTATTTTCGGAATGCGTAGAAACCCTGCGGCCACTTTTTACAAACCAAAAACCTTTGTAGAAAAACATCAGACACATATAAGAGTCCGGACAACCTGTTGCTACTATTATAAAACCACCGAGGAAGGAACAAAGTGCTCCACCTGTCCATTGAATTGCGAGAAAAACTAG
- a CDS encoding (S)-benzoin forming benzil reductase → MKYFIVTGASKGLGEATVRQLLKKGHHLICIARNENETLKEEARLAGAEITMLQEDLSKSERVTGIVQYVLAKIEEENRMEEIYFINNAGMVDPIKPAGSADGVLMTKAVHLNLLTPMLFTNEFIRLTEAWDCKKMIVNISSGAANNPMYGWNTYCSTKAGLDMFTKSVGLEQKEASHPTTILAFSPGVMDTDMQGVIRASDKEDFSAVNKFQHYYQSGELRSPGFVAEKMLDLILTKDVDNGRIYDIKEFI, encoded by the coding sequence ATGAAATACTTTATTGTAACTGGAGCATCCAAAGGACTTGGTGAAGCCACAGTAAGGCAATTGCTAAAAAAAGGGCATCACCTTATTTGTATTGCCAGAAATGAAAATGAAACATTAAAAGAGGAAGCGAGACTTGCTGGTGCGGAAATAACCATGCTTCAAGAGGATTTAAGTAAGTCCGAAAGGGTTACAGGGATTGTTCAATATGTGTTGGCGAAAATAGAAGAAGAAAACAGAATGGAAGAAATATATTTTATTAACAATGCAGGGATGGTCGATCCGATAAAACCTGCCGGAAGTGCAGATGGAGTCCTTATGACGAAGGCGGTTCATCTAAACCTCCTGACACCAATGCTTTTTACCAATGAGTTTATTCGCTTAACGGAGGCTTGGGATTGTAAAAAGATGATCGTCAATATTAGCTCAGGTGCTGCAAACAACCCAATGTATGGCTGGAATACGTATTGTTCCACTAAAGCAGGATTAGATATGTTTACAAAATCTGTTGGTCTTGAGCAAAAAGAAGCATCACATCCAACCACTATTCTTGCTTTTTCTCCTGGTGTAATGGATACGGATATGCAGGGGGTTATAAGGGCCTCAGATAAAGAGGACTTTTCCGCTGTAAATAAGTTTCAACACTACTATCAATCAGGAGAATTAAGGAGTCCAGGGTTTGTAGCAGAGAAAATGCTCGACCTCATTCTAACCAAGGATGTTGATAATGGGAGAATATACGATATTAAGGAATTCATTTAA
- a CDS encoding sulfite exporter TauE/SafE family protein gives MEFDLLWLLVLFAIGFVGSFVSGMVGIGGSIIKYPMLLYIPPLLGLTALTAHEVSGVSAVQVFFATISGVWAYRKGGFLNKQLILYMGSSILVGSFIGGFGSQFMTEDAINIVYGILALIAVIMMFLPKKGVDNIPFDQVSFNKMLAASSAFIVGIGSGIVGAAGAFLLVPIMLVLLKIPTRMTIATSLAITFISSIGSTVGKITTGQVLLVPAIVMVIASIVAAPLGAKLGQKMNTKVLQWTLALLILATTIKIWLDIL, from the coding sequence ATGGAATTTGATCTTCTATGGCTTCTCGTTCTTTTTGCCATTGGTTTTGTTGGATCATTTGTTTCTGGTATGGTTGGTATCGGTGGATCCATCATTAAATACCCAATGCTCCTTTATATCCCACCTCTATTAGGACTCACTGCACTTACCGCCCATGAGGTGTCTGGTGTTAGTGCGGTGCAAGTGTTTTTTGCAACAATATCTGGGGTTTGGGCATACCGAAAGGGTGGGTTTTTAAATAAACAGCTTATCCTTTATATGGGAAGCAGTATTTTAGTAGGAAGCTTCATTGGTGGTTTTGGCTCTCAGTTTATGACAGAGGATGCCATCAATATTGTATATGGTATATTAGCACTTATCGCAGTTATTATGATGTTTTTACCGAAGAAAGGGGTCGATAATATCCCTTTCGACCAAGTAAGCTTTAATAAAATGCTTGCTGCCAGCTCTGCATTTATTGTTGGAATTGGGTCAGGAATTGTAGGTGCAGCTGGGGCATTTTTGCTTGTGCCTATCATGCTTGTCCTCTTGAAAATACCAACAAGAATGACCATTGCTACTTCACTAGCTATCACGTTCATTTCTTCGATCGGAAGTACAGTTGGAAAAATAACAACTGGGCAAGTGCTTTTAGTACCAGCAATTGTCATGGTAATTGCGAGTATAGTAGCGGCTCCACTTGGTGCAAAGCTTGGACAAAAAATGAATACGAAGGTGCTGCAATGGACGTTAGCACTGCTTATTTTAGCCACAACGATAAAAATTTGGCTCGATATCCTGTAA
- a CDS encoding 3-hydroxyacyl-CoA dehydrogenase/enoyl-CoA hydratase family protein, which yields MKQSIKKAAVIGSGVMGSGIAAHLANVGIPTILLDIVPNTLTSEEEKKGLSLSDKAVRNRFTNTALQKLLKQKPAPLTSKSNLALIEAGNLEDDIAKIAECDWVIEVIVENLDIKKKLFEKVDAYRKPGSIVSSNTSGISIEAMAEGRSEEFQANFLGTHFFNPPRYLKLLEVIPTQKTNPEVVSFIKQFGEDVLGKGIVLAKDTPNFIANRIGTYGLLVTVKEMLEGGYSVGEVDSVTGPVIKRPKSATFRTLDVVGLDTFIHVANNVYEKVEGKEQEVFRIPDFMNKMKEKGWLGSKSGQGFYLKQGKEILELNAETLEYEPRKKLKTPALEMSKQAKGYSDKLKALVYADDRAGNLLWSILAPVLSYSAELLGKIADDIVAIDQAMKWGFGWEYGPFETWDAIGLENSVMKMKEDGIPVPKWVDDMLANGFRSFYKQDNSVTSYYDNGEYKALEVNPKQIHLKTLKETKGVIKKNSGASLIDLGDDVALLEFTSPNNAIGLDIIQMVNFALEEVDKNYKGLVIGNQGKNFCVGANLAMILMEAQDDNYFEIDMVVKHFQQAMMNIKYSSKPVVAAPFGMTLGGGTEICLPTSQLQASSETYMGLVEVGVGLIPGGGGNKELYMKHLASMPQGLDYDLQKVANKVFEQIATAKVSTSAGEARDLHMLNNKDRISFNGDHLIYDAKQAVTSLYDAGYTAPIRKKVPVVGETGYATLMLGAHNMHYSGFISEHDLKIAKKLAYVIAGGNVPFGTEVDEQYLLDLEREAFLSLVGEAKSQQRMQHMLVKGKPLRN from the coding sequence ATGAAACAAAGTATTAAAAAGGCTGCCGTTATCGGATCAGGAGTAATGGGATCAGGTATTGCAGCTCATTTGGCGAATGTTGGAATTCCAACGATCCTTCTAGATATCGTCCCTAATACGTTAACGAGTGAGGAGGAAAAGAAAGGCCTATCACTCTCAGATAAAGCAGTACGAAACAGATTTACGAATACAGCACTGCAAAAGCTTTTGAAACAAAAACCGGCACCTCTAACCTCGAAGTCTAATCTAGCGCTAATTGAAGCTGGGAATTTGGAAGATGACATCGCAAAAATTGCGGAATGTGATTGGGTTATTGAGGTTATCGTGGAGAATTTGGATATAAAGAAAAAGCTATTTGAAAAAGTGGATGCGTATAGGAAACCTGGAAGCATTGTGAGCTCCAACACATCTGGGATTTCCATTGAAGCGATGGCTGAAGGACGCTCAGAAGAGTTTCAAGCAAATTTCCTTGGAACACATTTTTTCAACCCGCCTCGCTACTTAAAACTATTAGAAGTAATCCCAACGCAGAAAACTAATCCAGAGGTTGTTAGCTTTATCAAGCAATTTGGTGAAGATGTACTAGGAAAAGGAATCGTCCTTGCAAAGGATACACCAAATTTTATTGCTAACAGAATTGGTACGTACGGCTTGCTGGTAACGGTAAAAGAAATGCTTGAAGGTGGCTACAGTGTAGGAGAAGTCGATTCTGTCACAGGTCCTGTCATAAAAAGACCGAAAAGCGCAACCTTCCGTACCCTTGATGTGGTTGGATTGGATACGTTCATTCATGTTGCCAACAATGTGTATGAAAAAGTAGAGGGCAAAGAACAGGAAGTATTCCGCATTCCTGATTTTATGAACAAAATGAAGGAAAAAGGCTGGCTTGGTTCTAAGTCTGGTCAAGGCTTCTACTTAAAACAAGGTAAAGAAATTCTGGAGCTGAATGCCGAAACCTTAGAATATGAACCTCGCAAGAAATTAAAAACTCCTGCACTTGAAATGAGTAAGCAGGCAAAAGGCTATAGCGATAAATTGAAAGCGCTTGTATATGCAGATGACAGAGCAGGAAATCTTTTATGGAGCATTCTAGCACCTGTTCTAAGCTATTCCGCTGAATTGCTTGGAAAAATTGCGGATGATATTGTCGCGATTGATCAGGCAATGAAATGGGGATTTGGCTGGGAGTACGGACCGTTTGAAACTTGGGATGCCATTGGGCTTGAGAATTCCGTAATGAAAATGAAGGAAGACGGAATACCTGTACCAAAGTGGGTAGATGATATGCTCGCAAATGGCTTCCGTTCTTTTTATAAACAAGATAACAGCGTTACCTCCTACTATGACAATGGAGAATATAAGGCTCTTGAGGTGAATCCAAAGCAAATTCATCTAAAAACGTTGAAAGAAACAAAAGGTGTGATCAAGAAAAACTCAGGTGCGAGTTTAATTGACCTTGGTGATGATGTTGCCTTACTAGAATTCACGTCTCCTAACAATGCCATTGGTTTAGACATCATTCAAATGGTGAACTTTGCATTAGAGGAAGTGGATAAAAACTACAAAGGGCTTGTGATTGGGAACCAAGGGAAAAACTTCTGTGTTGGTGCAAACCTTGCGATGATTTTAATGGAAGCGCAAGACGATAATTATTTTGAAATCGACATGGTTGTGAAGCACTTCCAACAAGCGATGATGAATATAAAATATAGCTCAAAGCCAGTGGTAGCTGCACCATTTGGAATGACACTTGGTGGTGGAACAGAAATCTGCCTACCAACAAGCCAGCTTCAGGCTTCAAGTGAAACCTATATGGGCCTTGTTGAGGTTGGTGTTGGACTAATCCCAGGCGGTGGCGGTAACAAAGAGCTTTACATGAAGCATTTAGCAAGCATGCCACAAGGATTAGACTATGATTTACAAAAGGTTGCTAACAAGGTGTTTGAACAGATTGCTACTGCAAAGGTTTCAACATCAGCAGGAGAAGCAAGAGACCTGCACATGTTAAACAACAAGGATCGCATTAGCTTCAATGGCGACCATCTAATTTATGATGCTAAGCAAGCAGTAACAAGCTTGTATGATGCAGGCTACACTGCTCCAATTCGTAAAAAAGTTCCAGTTGTAGGAGAAACAGGCTACGCTACTTTAATGCTTGGTGCACACAACATGCATTATTCTGGCTTCATTTCCGAGCATGACTTAAAAATAGCTAAAAAGCTAGCCTATGTCATTGCAGGTGGAAACGTACCATTTGGAACAGAAGTAGATGAACAATACCTGCTTGACCTTGAGCGAGAAGCCTTCCTAAGCCTCGTTGGCGAAGCAAAATCACAACAACGCATGCAGCATATGCTTGTCAAAGGCAAACCATTAAGAAACTAA
- a CDS encoding YuzL family protein: MAKMKKQPSQAAKSAASVKGNAGPTVEMDYSGKKTSNNQQYGKQNMED, from the coding sequence ATGGCAAAGATGAAAAAACAACCTTCTCAAGCAGCCAAAAGTGCGGCAAGCGTAAAAGGTAATGCTGGTCCAACAGTGGAAATGGACTACAGCGGAAAAAAGACAAGCAACAACCAGCAATACGGAAAGCAAAACATGGAAGACTAG
- a CDS encoding spore coat protein, translated as MNQQKIQNPETQVPKTPQMNDRDFINDMLATEKYMTDSYCTALNEASNGQIYSDLLAIFNETQNCQRELYNVMFQKGWYGLEPAEQTKLQQEYQQFQGYSTQFPYGNNGMTQ; from the coding sequence ATGAACCAGCAGAAAATTCAAAATCCAGAAACACAAGTTCCTAAAACACCACAGATGAATGACCGTGACTTTATTAATGACATGCTGGCAACTGAAAAATATATGACAGATTCTTATTGTACCGCCCTAAATGAAGCTAGTAATGGACAGATTTATTCTGATTTGTTGGCAATTTTCAACGAGACACAAAACTGTCAACGCGAGTTATATAACGTGATGTTCCAAAAGGGTTGGTACGGCTTGGAGCCTGCTGAACAAACAAAGCTTCAACAGGAGTACCAGCAGTTTCAAGGCTACTCTACCCAGTTTCCTTATGGAAATAATGGGATGACTCAATAA
- a CDS encoding site-2 protease family protein: MLDTIVFFYIIVPLVHLIHEVGHVVMAKLHHVKGAEISIGIGPKVIESTIFGTSIRIHIIPFIGGYSTNSVDGELSPKVIAWISAGGPIFNLISIMIVLPFWSEPAFSFPTLFILFSLWIGLGNLLPYKLAGKQSDGWQLTASIIKLVKTR; this comes from the coding sequence ATGCTTGATACGATCGTTTTCTTTTACATAATCGTGCCACTTGTGCACCTAATTCACGAGGTAGGACATGTTGTCATGGCAAAATTGCATCATGTGAAGGGGGCGGAGATTTCAATAGGTATTGGCCCAAAAGTAATAGAATCTACCATTTTTGGTACATCCATTCGAATCCACATCATTCCATTCATTGGAGGATATTCCACCAATAGTGTTGACGGAGAGCTGTCTCCAAAAGTGATAGCTTGGATATCGGCTGGAGGACCAATCTTTAATCTCATTTCTATCATGATAGTCTTACCTTTTTGGTCAGAACCAGCATTTTCTTTCCCAACTCTGTTCATTTTATTTAGCCTTTGGATAGGGTTAGGGAATTTACTTCCATATAAACTTGCCGGAAAACAATCAGATGGCTGGCAATTAACGGCTTCTATTATTAAACTAGTAAAAACAAGATAA